The region ttttaatgttatttattaaattaatatttttgaaacattaggttttatatatatgcaaatattcattatgaaaatattgatGGTAGCATTATTATAGTTTCAAAGTTTTTTACAATTGTCtgcatatttatagaaatatGCAATATTTAATTCGAATATGTTGTggaaacaaattaaaaaagaaaattttaactttaaaaaaaattttaattaaatttatttttcccactatattacataaataaatgataagcaaatgtaaataaaaaatttgaaaataaacaaattaaacaACAACAAGGTTGAATACTTTATAAAGTGTGTAActatataaaatggaagcataatataaaactaatttaaaatagaaaaaaatagtttcaTTATGTCCTTATTCGTATTTTATGCAACTTGTTATGTTCATTAATTGGGGCACCCTAATTTTGGCGTTGTTTAAAAcgatttttgttttttggtttaaaatttttaaaattatttggcCCTCTCCTTTTAAAGTCAAACTTTGATTTGtctaaaataaataaaaagaaaaataaatgaaatatgcatatactttatatgtgtgtatatttttacatgtCTGCACCCGTTCGTTCATTGACTAAATCGGCATACAAATGTGCAAGACTACTTTAaaagcttttttttttttactaacCATTTTTATCGCTTTCTTTTTCCTGTAATACTTTTTCAACAGTAATTACTCTAtcctaaaaaaaaaaaaaaaaaaaaaaatagcgaAATATGCATAACAAAATGAGATGGACTTTATACAATCAGTTTAGttacattttaaataaaacaaggACTTACTTTTACTTCTTTTCCGTTGAACAAATCTATTGCCTTTTTAACGGAATCTCTATTctcaaataatatgaaagcGACACCCTATAAATAGTGAATAAgcaaaatacaaaaatgagCTTGACTCACCATATCTTGTATAGCTAGCTAGCTAGCTTTTTAGGAAAAAtgcacacaaaaaaaaattttttttttcactttttttttatttcgcttttttttttcatatttttttatttcatattttttattctaacCCTTGACTGGCTATTTTCTAAATCCCTTAATATGCGGACACCTAAATTGtgagaaaaaaagataataataaaatgaataaaatatagagcCATTTTCACCACTATATGTGCATACAAAAATTGGCTTTATAGACCCACCTTTTATTTCGTCAACACccttaaataattcatacAAATCCTTTTCGCTTAAACTCCtatctaaatttttaacGCATACGGATTTTTTTCTACTAAAATTACTTTGGTCACCAAATTTGTTTACTCGTAAAACATATCCATTATATACAGTTccctaaaaaaaaataaatcataagaatttattacaatatatgacaaactttttattttccttttttattttaaattaaaaaaaaaattacattttttttcaaaagtAAAGAAACATCTTCTTTCCTCTTCATCCGTATTAATGCATTTTTGTTATCCTTCACATCCTAATTCgtgacaaaaataaaaattattatttaatcaAGCATGTTCATACGTTCTATATGTAAGTAGGCAAATATGTAGGTGAACTTTTCCAATTATTATACCGTGAACTTTTTTAGCATGACACCAAGCTTCTTGTtgtttgcatatttttcttcCAAAGGTAGTGATCGAAATCGTAcctaaaataaaaaaagtatatagacatccatatgtatatgtaaattatacaaaataaaaatacgaaAGTAATGTGTGTAAAATGTGTTATACCGATTCAACTAATGACTTGTTAATTCCTAGTATTTTTAACAACTTCAAATTGCTTACGTCATTTAAAGGGATATTACCCACAAATACGGTTCGCTCGTTTTTCtctaaaaaatgtaacatatataatattattttaccatttctatatgaaaaaatgaaaaagtgaaaaaatgaaaatataaataacattTCTTACCTTCAATAGTGctattattctttttttctttttttttttctttttttttgtcccTTTTTTGTTGGCTAATTTCTACGGACTGCTTTTCtccgttttttttcaactcTTTAATTCCTATAcgtttgtaaaaataaaaataataatgtggTGGCTATCATTTTACCatgtttaataattttttttattttttggctTACCCTCTTTTTGCACACGCTTTgattcgttttttttcaaaaaatcgACGATGGAATTAATTTGTTCTCCCTTTCCATTTCTCTTGTTTTTTCCTACATTTTTActgcttttatttttttcgttttttttattttttttatttttatttttgttgatACGTTTTAAGTCGTTCGTTTTTTTGGCTTGCTTATATTTGTTCGTGTTCGTGTTCTTGTTTTTGTTcttgtttttgttttttttatttacactGGAATTGTTTAAATTGTTATGTTTTGTAACTTTTTCAGTATTATTtccatcttttttttcgttaCAGTTTTCAGCTTTTGGTTGGATCTCACATTTTGTGCTTTCTtccatatgtatatttataagttGTTTATGTTTCTATGTTTGATGTTGCGTCTACTCCTCTACTTTCTTCTTATTCactttcttattttttgtatcaaCCTCgctaaataataaagatggACAAACAGTTgtaacaaattttatattatgaaaaatttaaatgtaCTActaattattcatatactcattttatatatataaaatattttgtaacaAATTGCATATCAATACACCATTTAATAAcccataaaaaatgaaaattcatGTATTTTCGTTcgatattataaattattatttttttttataatattatatatataaaatatagaaaattttgttttatattatttttttcaacatattttatattctatatttttatttatgcagtgtttttttttttcctttgaAAGTTTCGTATTATagttcatataaaattgtaaattatttttttttttttttacattttaacagaataactatttttgaaacggaataaattattctattttttttttatatgcatataacaattttatcacaaagttataaatttattaaaaataaaaaataaagaaagaaaaaataaataaacaagggaataataaaataatatagcaCATTTTGGAAAAACTGTTgctatattttacatatttttattttaaagttTGTaacgaaaaataataaataaatataactcTTCAATTATAAGTATAACAAccaaatataataacttataaataatcaaacgtattgaaaatttttatttatttattcttttcTGTACATTATAGTAAACATAGCAACCTTTCTTTTGTTCTCATGATTTATAAATGTTGTTCTTGTCTATGCTTATAgattcatttgttttaaaaccttatattttctttttccaaACTTTCCATTGCCTTTCCCCAACTTTGCCTCCAACTCAAGCTTAACTGTTCTACATAAAAAACGGGAACAGACATGAAAAcagtatataaaatatgcatgtgTTGAAAAGCTGGCGAGCTAACGAATGTATagtcatttaaaaaaagctaTAGTTGTGACAAAAGCAAGTTTAGGAATACCGGCATTGTTTAATCTTTGTCCTTGTCAGCATATGGATTTTGAACAACGATTAGAGTGTAGTCCTTGTCTGGTGCTATCATTATTTCATGTTTCTTCGATCGAAGTCGCAAGAAACTTATATCATTCTAAAGGaatgtaaaaatgaaacGAAATAAGTTAAGAAgcgcatatatatattctccGCTAAACACTctccatatattttttttttttttacaaaccTGTGGGTCAAGCTCTCTTATTATATCTCGTGCTTTTGTTGACAACTGTGTAAGTAAAGACGCATGTAAATCAGATTGCTGTTGATCAAAAgtactttttattattaatccTTCGTTGTTGACTACTAAAACTCCTACTACCCCTCTATAGCTTTTAATTCgatttaatatttcttctGATTCACTCTAAAACGAAAGAaatcaatatatatgtgaaaaaatatgcacatacatgttccatattttatagaatACAAAAGGTATGTTGTATAAAACACttattattgttacataaaaaaatagtaaatatgcatatatttaaatcagCTATATCGTATTTACTTTCCCATTAATTTTAGTTTGAAAACTCAAATTTCGTTTTcctaattttaataaaatgcaattatttgcatattaatggaaaatatcataaccttttattattataattttttttgttaccATTTTGCTTTTGTCTTATCAATTTAATTGTGCCAATTCTCCGTTTTTCcgaaaaattttaaaaattcctTTCTCTTATTTATTCAACTTGTAAACTTATACAAAACATAACAAGCTCTAATTTTAACTAAAATTATGTAACGCCAAAAgaggtaaaaaaatacctTCCTATACgtagcatatatatatacatacacgTATAGagacaattatttttatacaaaattatccCTTTTCCTAAGGTATCATTAAAGGAAGTTCTTTCCTATATAATATGGCTTGTGtgtgcaaaaaaaaaaaaaaaaaaaaaattatttctattttttcaattttttatgaacaagcaataattttttatgcatttttttagtaaGCAATTTATACGCAAAAAtcacaaaattaaataaaatatataacaaaataataaataaaatattagcaTAATATATGCTATATAATAAGATGAAAATGCACGCGATGCGTCTTTTCctgttttataatattagaaCATTTGTATGGTTCCAAAATTGGAAATTTACATTTCTATGTATCCTTTATtgcacaattttttatgcattttatAGCTAATTTcatcttatatatatttgattaAACCACGCTttgcatattattaatgtAGAATTgaaatttctttattacgTAAAGtacatgaatatataaaaatacgcATAGTAtaggaaaatatatgtacatataatatgcatatacatgcttagggaaaaataattaaccAAAATGCGTACTTAgtatacacatttttatacttagtcgcatattaacaaaaaaaaaaaaaaacatgaacaggaataaaaaattaaatcatATCAAAGcattgaataaaaaatattgatggACTAGAAAAGCTAATACAACTGTacacatattaaaaaatataatatttaagaatatttttattttttctacacTTAGCTCTCTTCCTTTAATCAaattttacataaatatttagtCTTTACAAATGTTGAAACAAATCAAATGAGTTGCTATTGCTGCTACTGTTTCTATTGCCATTGCTAGCTCGACTGCGTCCATTAGTGTTTCCACTTCTTTGGAGTTCCAAATTTGAAATGTTTGCATTgttgcttatttttttattgttggAATTTCCAGCACTACTTCTACTTCTTCTACATGCATTACTAGTGACCTGATTAATCGGTGCCTTTTTTGTTCCAACTAGCGTTTGACATTCTTTTCggctttttattttttctaataatCTAGCTATATGAGGAGATTTTACTGAACGGGTAGGAAGTTTCATACTTTTTCTGACAACGTTAGGTGATGTTGCATCAAAATATccaaatttatattgatcaggcatattatataatttatacttattaatataagaatcatttttttgatacaTCTTTCTATTGTCTATTATTTTAGAATTAATACCATGCTTTGTCATTACATTACTTCCTTTTATTGGATCATACTCTTCAATGTCAATACTGCTACTACTACTTTCTAaagttttatattcttgTTTCGCTAGCAAttctttataataatttactaAGTCTtcctctttttttaattcaataTCGAGCTCTTTATATTGATcagcatattttattttttcatttttttcaaagtctattttttttaattcatattcggatattatattttttgaatatatgtCTACATCTTCTTtcattcttttcttttcagTAGAATTAATATcaatttgattattttttgaattatataaattttttgttttttcatcatattctttatttaattgtGCAATCtctatttccatttttgtttctttttcttttaatttattttttatattaattgtgttattatattgtttattatatttttcttctaaTTCTTTAGTTTCGCTACTTATAATTAGTAAACTGTtttcatattctttttctttatctttAAGATGTgttaattcattattttttgatttcattatattatctatttcatttttttccttttctttaTCGTTTATTTTTGCTTGTAATTCATTTACTTGCATAGTTGTGTGTTGGAGTTCTCGTTCTGTTTTCCATATTGCTTCCTGTTCTTCTGTAATATgttttcttaatttttcaaGGATAACTTCTAGCTTATTTACAATTGTTATATTCTTATCGTAAGCTTCGTCCGTTTTAAAGATGTCTACATTATCTGTACATTGTATATCATCTAATATGTTTcctttcatttttcttttttcatttattactaattttttaatttcatttttatagttatttatttcttcatctATGAAATCTTTTTCCTTTATAAAATCGTTCagaatattttgatttattttttttttttcatcttctATTTTAccctttaaaatattttcttcactTATGATCTTTAAAActtcttcttcttttaataaatattttttttctaattcaactaaatcattttctaaattgattaatttttctttttccttttctttatcttcctttgttttttctatcatttttgttacaccttctatttttttttttgaatcaTCTAGCGAATCCTCTAGTTCAGTTCTTCGTTTAATTGTCCCCTGCAACCCCAAATTTATcacatttaaataatactcTTGTGATGATATTTGATTCTCTAAAAATCTACTTTGAGATTCCAATCTGGAATTTTCTGAACACATGTCGTTTTTATTGAGCATGAGGTTCTCCAATTGGTACTTCAGTTCCTTTTCGGTGAGGAACAACCCCTTTTTGTTGTCTTCCTAAAGAACAAACAGAAAGCCGTAAAAAATGTAGGCGAATTTAAGAAAATTCGAACAAATGCAAGCAAATGCAAACAAATGGATGCACGAACTAACCATCTCTTTTGTCTGGTTGACTAAATTTTCTTGAGAGGCGGAAATTCCCAATGTAGCTTCGTtgatttcatttattattcctTCCTTTTCATCACACAACTTTTTGTAatcattttgtaaaattataattttttcggAATTTAAATGTGTCAAAATTTGAAATGATTCTAGTGCTTCCTTATGCTGATTAATTTGATAatctatttcttttattttattagatATGCTAGTAGATTCATTGTTCATAAAAtggatattattttcaattgtTTTCAATTCTTCTTTTagttttacatttttttcttcattctCTTTCATTTCTGaatattctttttcttctatGCTTTTTAAAACCTTCCCAATTTCATCTGCCTCctcatttttcttttttatatttactagAGAATTAtggaatattttaaaaagaacattaaaattttcacaTGACTCATGAAAATTTACATTtgtatcaaaataatagtcACAACTCTTTTTACAAACATCTCccactttttttaaaaaaaggtaCTCATTCTCGATTTCcttattttttgtcttGTTCTGTGATTGTATAAAGCAAActtatgaaaaagaaaaaaaaaatatatatatgtgcacCATTTATACATGCACGtgcataaatatgaaaaatttaagcTTAGTAGTACTTGTGTTTTTTGAGTTGTCGGCAAACTCGATGAGGGTATCCATTTTACAGTTAAACTCTTTATTCACAttaatattacatttttcataagatttactaataatattcattttatttggaTTCTCCAAATTTAAGTCATTTATCAAATAACTATCTTTTAAtgacattttaaaaaattataatgtaTAACCACGTGGtgttcatataaattatgacAATGCAAGGTAAAAACAAGTAAAATgtagcaaaaaaaaaaaaagttagctagttaattttttttttctgaacaAAAGACAAAAGCTGTATATATCTCGATTAACACACACAAAATAAACaggtataaaaaatatagagaaTAATGACAAACCTACAAATAATACATCAAAAATATCGAACATATCGAAAATATCGAAAAGACAAATGACCATAATATAGACTAATGCATATgtgataaaattattaagaaAACGCCTAAAAGACagattaaatatttttaaagaaatacCTGAACAATGAATTGTTGGTATATATAAGTTCCTACAATTTAGGTGTATGTACATATCAGGACAAGTAAAATAGCATTATACtcttcatttttgttaatcaaaaattgtaaaaaatgtagCCCCCCTTGTAGAAAATTTATCAACTAGattatcatcatatttaaaaaggaaaataggTAGCAGATTGGCATGTACCATCATGTTATTATAAAccttattttaaaaagttcaTTATAATTAGGATATGTTTTGAAGAATAATTTACACACCTTATAAATTGTATACCCATCTAATGatcttacattttttaataagcataaaaataaactctCCTAAgtttacaattttaaagaaataaaaattgtttgattaaaaaaatgtaagaatatatttcaactaatttatatatttctatatttacaggaaaaatatttgtggATTTTCCTAGTTATTCTCATATGcagttatttttaattttttacatatataataagttcttttttcatttaaatttttttatatttttattaaaaatattcttcaaaaaataaaaagactattattattttttaagggaatgtaaataaatttttttgtttttttttattgtagcATTAGACTTATGCAAATTTTTCACGAATAATTCtacacataaaaatatgagataaaagttatttaaaaaagcaaacatataaaaataaacgaaATAAATAGAATAAGCATATGTACAAACTTAGGATTatgaaaacattttttttgcttcccttttaaacataaatatgtatgtgCGTGTATACAATTTTCCCTTGTGTGCAATTCACTACACTTACAACAAGTAGTTTTAATTTGTGAAAATAACTATATAAATAGAAAGAGCTCAACAAAATTGATCTTAAGTATATTTGTATAgatcaaattaaaaaaggggGTTGTCTCCCTACATGATTATTATTGCATATAtgattgaaaaaataaaatagtgaCCAGTTAAAAAAGCGAAAATATATGCcgaaatatatgcacatacaTATAACTGATTTATATAGCCAATTTAGACAAAACTAAAATGGATAGTGATGTGGAATATGATATACTTAAACCAATTGATGAAGAAGAAAGAATAAGATTACAAAATAAGTTAAATGAGCAAAGGATAGAattagaagaaaaaaaaaaatatttggaagaattaaaaaaatctaGCGAAAATGGAATATTAGCTAGTAGTAAAATCAcaaatattgaaaatattccAGATCCTGATGAAAtggtaaaaaaatttattgagGAATTACAAAAGGAACAGGATgaagatgaaataaattcgaaggatcaaataaaagataataatcataataatataaaacatattgaAAATCATCGAATTAATAGAAATGCTAAATCAGATATGTTTCATGCAAAACAAAGATCTATTGAAGAGTATGTAGATAAATCTTTtctgtttaaaaaaaaagcatctgtaaaaaattttaattttaaaattaataaaatcaaTGAAGAAAAATCTATACACATagaaaaaaagatgataacaaattttgataaatcaGTTCAAGTCGATATAATATCtgaaaaagatgaaaaggGTTTAGACACAAAAAACAGCATAAAAATTGGTACGAAAAATGGTTATGAAAAAACAAGGGGGTGTCAAATTAAGCCAACAGAAacggaaaaaataattggcGATAAGGCTGGAAGTGGcaaagatgaaaatgacaaagatgaaaatgacaaagatgaaaataaacgCGATGACGACGAAAGCGGGAGTCCAAGAATTGACGAGGAAAGACAACGTAACATAATAAAGAGTAAAAGCTTTAATCAGTTTATCGAAAAATGCTcgaaaataatagaaaGATATATGGGGGAACAAGAAATGTTTAATGCTACACTAAACTTTGATacaaacaaatttaaaaataaatcgaaAGATTCGGAAGAttgtgaaaaattaaaacttataaataaatattattgtaaaACATATACTAATAATAGACCAATAACAGATGTAAAAacatgtaatatatatagtgaACTATTTTTAGCATCTTATGGTGCATCTGAAACAGGTTCTTATAATGACCCTGATGGGTATGTACTCGTTTGGAATAGCTTAATGAGTAATCGACCTGAATATACACTTATATCTCAATCACCTGTATGTAcatgtttatttaataagttCAATCCATATATAGTTATAGGAGGTACTTATACaggtaatatattattatgggatataagaataaatcaaaaaaaatctaTACATAAAACAATCTTATCTTCTCAAGGGCATTTACATCCTATATATTGTGCAGAAATTATAGGAACACAAAATTcacataatttaataagtaTCGATACAGATGGGAGATTATGTAATTGGTCATTGAGTATGCTTACCTATCCATCTGATATTgttgatttaaaaaaagcaaataaagaaatatcaTGTTCttgtttttcatttcaagaaggtgaaataaatacattatatGGTGGAGCAGAAGATGGTTCAATATTCCAAGCACAAATACATGGAAATAAAACTGGAATAACAGAAacttataatatacatgGTGGTCCATTAACCTCAATGCAGTTTCATCCATTCATCGAAGGAATGgaagataataatgatCTTATGTTAACTTCATCTGTCGATTGGACTTGTAAATTACTTAGTATTAAAAATCCtgaaaatgttttatttacatttgaTGGATTTGATGATTATATAATGGATATAAAATGGAGTCCTGTACATCCAGGTATATTTGCAACATGTACTAGTAACTCTAAAATACAATTATGGAATATTTCGAACGATATTGAAAATTCTTATTATGAAACTGTTCTTAATGTAAAAGcagttaataaaattgctTGGTCCTatgatggaaaaaaattaattgcTGCAGATTCAAGCGGATTCTTAACATTGTGGAATACATCTAGTGATATATATCAACCTAGATCCGATGAAATTGCAAAATTTGATAAACAAATCGAAAAACTTAAGTCCAATTATACCGAATTTGATCTTCCCGAAGTGGAAGGTGTCTaactaataataatattttttttttttttttcataattatgtTTCCCTTTTTAACTTGTTACCCATAAAATGGTTGCACACACCAAATTAGGAACAACCAACTGAATGATGGATTTTATTTCGTATGGAGGTAGTTCATTTGATGATACTCCCTCTATCGACATGCACAGTctttgtatgtatatatttaaaacagtgaatactttaaaaaagttaaaaaaaaagttgcatcaaaaaaattgaataacCCATTTTAAGGGATGTacaaagtaaaaaatattcattattattttctgcACATTTTGCAAATGAATATGCCACGACAGTTGTCTCGGTTAGGAAATGTTCTGACGCATTTATCAGAAAATTCATATTtcccatttttaaaaagaaatttatCTGTTCCAgcattttctatataaaaatctaaatttttttcgagcacattttttatgacttgttcattttcttcttcaaaaaaagaacaagtagaataaataaatgttttGGCTGTTTTTATAGTTATCAATGCatgatttaatatatctttttgAAAGGttgataaattttttattttatctataAGTGTGTTTGGAACTTTTGGAATTCTTTCTTCTGATATGTcagaataaatattataattattatatttgttgtcttcttcattttttttatttttatcatttccAATCTGTTTAGTTTGTAAAAATACTTTACGCATATTTTCCTTGTGAACAAAATCAGGCATTCCACTAGACGAACATGAAGGGTCTACAAATACAACATCTATATTGCCGATTTCCTGAAAGTCTTTATGagttaattttaaaaaatcacagttatatatttttataattaattcattatttttatgtttaatataatatatattattttcattatttataaataaatccCTTTTATCGATATCTATTTTATCTGTTTCGTTCATATTCTCATTAGTATAATAAccaatatattcattattttttagaatTTCTCGAATTAAGGTATAGCATCGtgttttacttttttctatacatattaaatatcctttgttttttaaattgagTAAGCTAAGAATTGCTTTACTTCCAGGTGATGAACATACATCAACAATAGTCATTCCTTTTTGTATATTCGCTGACTTAACAACTAAACCAGATGATTTATCTAATattcttattttatcatttttataatatatactatcTATTAAATCTTTTACCTTGcttgtacatattttatataaattttcaa is a window of Plasmodium chabaudi chabaudi strain AS genome assembly, chromosome: 5 DNA encoding:
- a CDS encoding RNA-binding protein 34, putative — translated: MEESTKCEIQPKAENCNEKKDGNNTEKVTKHNNLNNSSVNKKNKNKNKNKNTNTNKYKQAKKTNDLKRINKNKNKKNKKNEKNKSSKNVGKNKRNGKGEQINSIVDFLKKNESKRVQKEGIKELKKNGEKQSVEISQQKRDKKKEKKKEKKNNSTIEEKNERTVFVGNIPLNDVSNLKLLKILGINKSLVESVRFRSLPLEEKYANNKKLGVMLKKFTDVKDNKNALIRMKRKEDVSLLLKKNGTVYNGYVLRVNKFGDQSNFSRKKSVCVKNLDRSLSEKDLYELFKGVDEIKGVRILRDLENSQSRGVAFILFENRDSVKKAIDLFNGKEVKDRVITVEKVLQEKESDKNDKSKFDFKRRGPNNFKNFKPKNKNRFKQRQN
- a CDS encoding flagellar outer arm dynein-associated protein, putative, translated to MSESEEILNRIKSYRGVVGVLVVNNEGLIIKSTFDQQQSDLHASLLTQLSTKARDIIRELDPQNDISFLRLRSKKHEIMIAPDKDYTLIVVQNPYADKDKD
- a CDS encoding cytoplasmic dynein intermediate chain, putative, with product MDSDVEYDILKPIDEEERIRLQNKLNEQRIELEEKKKYLEELKKSSENGILASSKITNIENIPDPDEMVKKFIEELQKEQDEDEINSKDQIKDNNHNNIKHIENHRINRNAKSDMFHAKQRSIEEYVDKSFLFKKKASVKNFNFKINKINEEKSIHIEKKMITNFDKSVQVDIISEKDEKGLDTKNSIKIGTKNGYEKTRGCQIKPTETEKIIGDKAGSGKDENDKDENDKDENKRDDDESGSPRIDEERQRNIIKSKSFNQFIEKCSKIIERYMGEQEMFNATLNFDTNKFKNKSKDSEDCEKLKLINKYYCKTYTNNRPITDVKTCNIYSELFLASYGASETGSYNDPDGYVLVWNSLMSNRPEYTLISQSPVCTCLFNKFNPYIVIGGTYTGNILLWDIRINQKKSIHKTILSSQGHLHPIYCAEIIGTQNSHNLISIDTDGRLCNWSLSMLTYPSDIVDLKKANKEISCSCFSFQEGEINTLYGGAEDGSIFQAQIHGNKTGITETYNIHGGPLTSMQFHPFIEGMEDNNDLMLTSSVDWTCKLLSIKNPENVLFTFDGFDDYIMDIKWSPVHPGIFATCTSNSKIQLWNISNDIENSYYETVLNVKAVNKIAWSYDGKKLIAADSSGFLTLWNTSSDIYQPRSDEIAKFDKQIEKLKSNYTEFDLPEVEGV
- a CDS encoding rRNA (cytosine-C(5))-methyltransferase, putative, with translation MSFIYRKAAQMLMKCSKGDGIKDVLFKKEDKSIKKIYFIVHKSMEDLDIFNEIYNSHLSKICKNKYLGIVLLCVLIHRKKIDGGGELKREILKKEKEIFQLYNNLKNNNNVKINILTKYFIIYLNDNPNIVNEIKTLLPIENDEDVENLYKICTSKVKDLIDSIYYKNDKIRILDKSSGLVVKSANIQKGMTIVDVCSSPGSKAILSLLNLKNKGYLICIEKSKTRCYTLIREILKNNEYIGYYTNENMNETDKIDIDKRDLFINNENNIYYIKHKNNELIIKIYNCDFLKLTHKDFQEIGNIDVVFVDPSCSSSGMPDFVHKENMRKVFLQTKQIGNDKNKKNEEDNKYNNYNIYSDISEERIPKVPNTLIDKIKNLSTFQKDILNHALITIKTAKTFIYSTCSFFEEENEQVIKNVLEKNLDFYIENAGTDKFLFKNGKYEFSDKCVRTFPNRDNCRGIFICKMCRK